In a single window of the [Flavobacterium] thermophilum genome:
- the dinB gene encoding DNA polymerase IV, whose product MLLDISCLPKNKILCIDMKSFYASCECVDHGLNPLEDYVVVVSDKNRSGSVVLAASPKMKQDYGIRTGSRLYEVPCRRHIHIFNARMKRYLEISVQITQLFSTFVPFEAILTYSVDESWLTLDGTEKLHGSSVEAAQKIRSAIWNQFGLPSCIGIGPNRFISKVVLDVYAKKQGIAECTYEEVPKKLWPVPLREIWGIGSRMEKHLNNMGMYTLGDVANSSLDRLRKRFGVIGEQLYYHAWGIDLSPPFIDARTFSQKSIGKGITLLRDYWRENEILTVVLELCEEVAKRAREIGKVGRTVSFSVRYSHNEGGFHQSVTLDIATNLTMDIYRVCKRIFHKFYDGRSVRVIHVSLENLMDEESLQLSLFEDRTKERALAKAMDAIRDKFGPNALLRAVSYTPGSIARIRNGYIGGHQA is encoded by the coding sequence ATGCTGCTCGATATTTCTTGTCTGCCAAAAAATAAAATTTTATGTATCGATATGAAGAGTTTCTACGCTAGCTGCGAATGCGTCGATCATGGACTGAATCCTCTAGAAGATTATGTCGTCGTTGTCTCTGATAAAAATCGAAGTGGGAGTGTAGTTCTAGCTGCGTCTCCGAAAATGAAACAGGATTACGGAATCAGGACAGGGAGCCGTCTATATGAAGTGCCTTGCCGTCGCCATATCCATATTTTTAACGCCCGCATGAAGCGATATTTAGAAATCAGTGTGCAAATCACACAACTGTTTTCTACCTTTGTCCCTTTTGAAGCGATTCTCACATACAGCGTTGATGAGAGCTGGCTAACCCTAGACGGTACGGAAAAACTACATGGATCTTCCGTGGAAGCAGCCCAAAAAATACGAAGCGCGATCTGGAATCAATTCGGTCTGCCATCTTGCATTGGCATCGGCCCGAACCGTTTCATCAGCAAAGTCGTACTGGATGTATACGCCAAAAAACAAGGTATTGCGGAATGTACGTATGAAGAAGTGCCGAAAAAGTTGTGGCCGGTTCCGTTACGGGAAATCTGGGGCATTGGCAGCCGGATGGAGAAACATTTGAACAATATGGGAATGTACACGCTTGGAGACGTGGCAAACAGTTCTTTGGATCGCCTGCGAAAGCGATTTGGCGTAATAGGAGAACAGCTTTACTACCATGCTTGGGGCATTGACTTAAGCCCTCCTTTTATCGATGCAAGGACCTTCTCTCAAAAAAGTATCGGCAAAGGGATTACATTACTGCGCGACTACTGGCGGGAAAACGAAATTTTAACAGTTGTGTTGGAACTTTGTGAGGAAGTGGCGAAACGGGCTCGTGAAATAGGGAAAGTAGGGCGCACCGTTTCGTTCAGCGTGCGCTATTCGCACAATGAAGGAGGATTCCATCAGTCCGTCACCCTTGATATCGCCACAAACTTAACAATGGATATCTACCGCGTCTGCAAGCGGATTTTCCATAAGTTTTATGACGGACGAAGCGTGCGCGTCATTCATGTATCCCTTGAAAACTTGATGGATGAGGAAAGTTTGCAGCTGTCCCTTTTTGAAGACAGAACGAAGGAACGCGCCCTTGCCAAAGCGATGGATGCGATCCGCGACAAATTCGGTCCTAACGCGCTATTGCGTGCCGTCAGCTACACACCAGGAAGCATCGCCCGCATCCGTAATGGCTATATAGGAGGGCATCAGGCATGA
- a CDS encoding YolD-like protein, whose translation MNHRDRGIIKYSPFLMPEHRKMLKELREKEERIHPSHHDEQQYEEWNRIIFEAMEFASYLSIQYIHNYRLCCVIGRVHYYDQPNQTLRFKEKDSGKIHYIHVSSIKDIKTAPFSP comes from the coding sequence ATGAACCATCGCGATCGAGGAATTATCAAATACTCTCCCTTTTTAATGCCAGAACACCGCAAAATGCTAAAGGAGCTTCGTGAAAAAGAAGAGCGAATCCATCCCTCCCATCACGACGAGCAACAATATGAAGAATGGAATCGGATCATTTTCGAGGCAATGGAGTTTGCTTCTTATCTTTCGATTCAATACATACATAATTATCGATTATGCTGCGTCATTGGCCGTGTTCATTACTACGATCAACCGAACCAAACATTGCGATTCAAAGAAAAAGACAGCGGGAAAATACATTATATCCACGTGTCTTCTATTAAGGACATAAAAACAGCCCCTTTCTCGCCTTGA
- the xerC_5 gene encoding Tyrosine recombinase XerC — translation MIEGYSLPNKKLTPHMFRHTFCKWMLEATNNDIEKVRRLAGHSHIATTSRYLKDSYSDLADAVEELPKF, via the coding sequence ATGATCGAAGGCTACAGCCTTCCAAACAAAAAGCTTACGCCCCATATGTTCCGGCATACGTTTTGTAAGTGGATGCTGGAGGCGACGAACAACGATATCGAGAAAGTGCGGCGGCTCGCCGGCCATAGTCACATCGCCACGACCTCGCGGTATTTAAAGGACAGCTACAGTGATTTAGCCGATGCGGTCGAGGAGTTGCCGAAATTCTAA
- a CDS encoding Predicted restriction endonuclease yields the protein MTIDELVPGQILRNDEIVSIFQCAPQGGMRRSKRTNSLVLISDHTKALYEDRWEGDVFHYTGMGRVGDQKLDFQQNKTLAESTTNGVDLYLFEVFRENEYVFMGQVELADQPYQDQQLDIENNLRLVWIFPLKLKENTQPIEIPQEWIESKNRYREKIAKKLSDEELKARAKHTNKKAIKRSTSTTAYERNPYVSEYAKRWANGICQLCDQPAPFNDKDGNPYLETHHIEWLSRGGDDTIENTIALCPNCHRKMHILDRKADVEKLKKRVRERLSSLA from the coding sequence ATGACAATCGATGAATTGGTTCCAGGGCAAATATTAAGGAATGATGAGATTGTTTCCATCTTCCAATGTGCACCTCAAGGTGGAATGAGACGTTCGAAAAGAACGAATTCCCTTGTATTGATATCAGACCACACAAAGGCTTTGTACGAAGATCGATGGGAAGGCGATGTGTTTCATTATACTGGAATGGGGAGAGTAGGAGATCAGAAATTAGACTTCCAACAAAACAAAACATTGGCAGAATCAACTACCAATGGAGTAGACCTCTATCTTTTTGAAGTATTCCGAGAAAATGAATATGTGTTCATGGGACAAGTTGAGCTAGCTGATCAACCGTACCAAGATCAACAATTAGATATAGAAAATAACCTAAGATTAGTTTGGATTTTTCCGTTAAAATTAAAGGAAAATACGCAACCAATCGAAATCCCACAAGAGTGGATTGAAAGCAAAAATCGATACAGAGAAAAGATAGCTAAAAAGCTCTCAGATGAAGAATTAAAAGCAAGGGCAAAACACACTAATAAAAAAGCTATTAAGCGTTCAACGAGTACAACTGCATATGAGCGAAACCCTTATGTCAGTGAATATGCCAAGAGATGGGCAAATGGCATTTGTCAGCTTTGTGATCAGCCAGCACCATTTAATGATAAGGATGGAAACCCCTATTTAGAGACCCATCATATTGAATGGTTGTCACGTGGCGGCGATGATACCATCGAAAATACCATCGCTCTTTGTCCAAACTGTCATAGAAAGATGCATATACTTGATCGAAAGGCTGATGTAGAAAAATTAAAAAAACGTGTTAGAGAACGTCTTTCATCTTTAGCGTAA